A genomic segment from Centroberyx gerrardi isolate f3 chromosome 22, fCenGer3.hap1.cur.20231027, whole genome shotgun sequence encodes:
- the LOC139908662 gene encoding uncharacterized protein LOC139908662 yields the protein MKQEKTMRSREARRFQLSLLFCLLNFSSFAIPVTGYSLKNCRINYDYIAICSKSKLKAVPQDIPSRVRSLDLSENKISKIRESDFKHLPNLTNLNLKGNNISKIDKGAFTNLNSLKCLNLNNNKLVQLQDNLFHGLSNLTELRLTSNHIKTVASSSFQALTNLKLLDLSINNLQCLTRVQSIIQHLPRLQDLSIKQNNLSTFQSWELSNKSIELVSLDLSQNPFDVFRLTADVFPNLTLLNLGYSGKKHPMIWDVQNRTFLRRVSKLDISGIHLSFDGMKTLLESVNSSLTFLRMNEMKGNLGALINISCKIPSLSTLQLQQNPLKVVTSSLLQLCVNVTDVDLAHNHIQNLSDNSFRSLQQLRTLNLKGNRLSSVPGATRNLPTLVELDLSFNQISALGCHDFANLTSLRELSLQINSISTLKDCVFKDLNKLQSLKLQTNSISNLNGAFKKYLPNLKFLYLNENELTTITQREFASLQSLQSLALHQNQIKTLKNGAFIGLTNLVNISLESNKLENKEINAGVFSGVRNLRRLNLMDNHIKYNTDAEMPDPPFSQLTRLETLLIKSQHYRLKSHLPRNFLQGLTNLLVFNSRNIQITSLHLHTFNYTPQLIELDLSSNTLTNVSADLFSPIQNLEKLYMSTTNLRSLDFFLRANLTKLGFLQVRKNAFSVISESEMQSLPALNYLDMEGNSFTCNCDNAWFLQWVESNNQTQVHDAYNFECNYPSEQKGTRLLDIDVHSCSLDAGLICYSSTTCMVLLFLVVSFIYDFLRWQLVYAYYLLLALLFDTKKKNKQAPNQYDAFVSYNVHDETWVFRELLPKLEGEQGWRLCLHHRDFQPGKPIIDNITDAIYGSRKTICVISHRYLESEWCSREMQVASFRLFDEKKDVLILVFLEEISTSQLSPYYRMRKLLKRRTYLSWPRAQQHTGLFWEKLRRALETTDHPAGDNLLLTNQA from the exons atgaaacaagaaaaaacaatgcGATCAAGAGAAGCTAGACGTTTTCAACTGAGCTTACTTTTCTGCCTCCTGAATTTCAGCAGTTTTGCTATTCCAGTCACAGGATATTCACTGAAGAATTGCAGAATCAATTACGATTACATTGCCATATGTTCAAAAAGTAAACTCAAAGCTGTTCCGCAGGACATCCCGTCAAGAGTGAGAAGTTTGGACTTGTCTGAAAACAAAATTTCAAAGATAAGAGAATCAGATTTCAAACATCTACCAAATTTGACAAATTTAAACCTGAAAGGCAACAACATTTCTAAGATAGATAAAGGTGCTTTCACTAATCTGAATTCCCTAAAGTGCTTAaatctaaataataataaacttgtTCAACTGCAAGATAATCTGTTTCACGGTTTAAGCAACCTCACAGAGCTAAGACTGACTAGTAATCACATCAAAACTGtagcttcctcttcttttcagGCTCTGACCAACTTAAAGTTGTTGGACTTATCTATAAACAACCTGCAATGCTTAACAAGAGTTCAGTCTATTATACAGCACTTGCCACGTCTACAAGACCTGTCCATTAAACAGAACAATTTATCCACTTTTCAGTCATGGGAACTATCAAACAAGTCAATAGAACTCGTTTCACTTGATTTATCTCAAAATCCCTTTGATGTCTTCAGGCTCACTGCAGATGTTTTTCCGAACCTTACTTTGTTAAACCTTGGCTACTCCGGTAAAAAGCATCCCATGATCTGGGATGTACAGAACAGGACTTTTCTTAGAAGAGTGTCCAAGCTTGATATTAGTGGGATTCACCTGTCTTTTGATGGAATGAAAACATTGCTAGAGAGCGTCAACTCCTCACTGACTTTTCTGaggatgaatgaaatgaaaggtaACCTTGGAGCGCTAATCAACATTTCCTGCAAAATCCCATCATTGTCCACGCTGCAACTCCAACAAAACCCCCTCAAGGTTGTCACTTCATCTTTGTTGCAGCTGTGCGTTAATGTGACTGATGTAGACTTAGCGCACAATCATATACAAAATCTCTCTGACAACTCCTTCAGATCTCTTCAACAGCTAAGGACTCTGAATTTGAAAGGCAACAGGCTTTCATCTGTGCCAGGTGCCACAAGAAATCTACCAACTCTTGTAGAACTGGATCTCAGCTTTAATCAAATAAGCGCACTTGGTTGCCATGATTTTGCCAATTTAACAAGCCTCAGAGAGCTCAGTCTTCAAATCAATTCTATCTCAACTCTAAAAGATTGTGTTTTCAAGGATTTAAACAAACTGCAGTCCTTAAAACTACAGACCAACAGTATCTCCAACTTGAATGGTGCTTTCAAAAAGTACCTGCCTAATCTTAAATTCctgtatttaaatgaaaatgaactaACTACCATCACACAGAGGGAATTTGCAAGCTTACAATCACTCCAGAGTTTGGCATTacatcaaaatcaaataaaaacacttaaaaacggGGCTTTTATTGGATTGACCAATCTTGTGAATATATCACTAGAGTCTAATAAActtgaaaataaagaaataaacgCAGGTGTTTTCAGTGGCGTAAGAAATTTAAGAAGATTGAATTTGATGGACAATCACATTAAATATAACACAGATGCAGAAATGCCTGATCCACCATTTTCTCAGCTGACTCGTCTGGAGACATTGCTTATTAAGAGCCAACACTACAGACTTAAGTCTCATCTACCTCGTAACTTCCTGCAAGGTTTGACAAATTTATTGGTATTCAATTCCAGGAATATTCAAATTACATCCTTGCACCTGCACACATTTAATTACACACCTCAGCTTATTGAACTTGACTTGAGCTCAAATACCCTTACAAATGTCTCTGCAGATTTGTTTTCCCCAATTCAAAATCTTGAAAAACTCTACATGTCTACAACAAACCTTCGGTCTCTAGATTTCTTTCTGCGTGCCAACCTTACCAAGCTAGGGTTCTTGCAGGTGAGGAAGAATGCATTTTCAGTGATCAGTGAGAGTGAAATGCAGTCTCTCCCGGCTCTTAATTACCTGGACATGGAAGGCAACAGTTTCACCTGTAACTGTGACAATGCCTGGTTCCTGCAGTGGGTGGAAAGCAACAACCAAACACAAGTTCATGATGCCTATAACTTTGAGTGTAACTATCCCTCCGAGCAAAAAGGTACGAGACTGTTGGACATTGATGTCCACTCCTGTTCCTTAGACGCTGGCCTCATCTGCTATAGCTCCACTACATGTATGGTTCTCCTGTTTCTGGTGGTGTCCTTTATCTATGATTTTCTGAGATGGCAACTGGTCTACGCCTACTACCTCCTCCTGGCTTTGCTCTTtgacacaaagaagaagaataagcaAGCTCCGAACCAGTATGATGCCTTTGTCTCCTACAACGTCCACGATGAGACCTGGGTCTTCAGAGAGCTGTTGCCAAAGTTGGAGGGAGAACAGGGCTGGAGACTGTGTCTGCACCATCGAGACTTCCAGCCAG GGAAACCCATCATAGACAACATCACAGATGCCATCTATGGGAGCAGAAAGACCATCTGTGTGATCAGCCACCGATACCTTGAGAGTGAATGGTGCTCCAGAGAGATGCAGGTGGCCAG TTTCCGTCTGTTTGATGAGAAGAAGGATGTGTTGATCCTGGTGTTTCTGGAGGAGATTTCCACCTCGCAGCTGTCTCCCTACTACCGCATGAGGAAGCTGCTGAAGAGACGGACCTACCTGAGCTGGCCCCGCGCCCAGCAGCACACCGGGCTCTTCTGGGAGAAACTTCGCCGGGCTCTGGAGACCACAGACCATCCTGCTGGGGACAACCTCCTCCTCACAAATCAAGCTTGA